In Apostichopus japonicus isolate 1M-3 chromosome 5, ASM3797524v1, whole genome shotgun sequence, a single window of DNA contains:
- the LOC139967293 gene encoding uncharacterized protein: MESIIKYGGSILVEVDTIDILDSDNYVEFWISSRSGAIRVGKVGSLEFMSWQGSLPEIRFAFFESGIHSASNIYYWFVFKYYYFSQAREGENMIEVRTCRGCPSLASYGGDNGPRIMSEAEGAKIWILVTDSEKQIGSFTIEESNGGRTMHGGNAFLTYPNNTGLQAINFGIAVGQGVESHWLLYSYTD; encoded by the exons ATGGAATCCATTATCAAATATGGAGGAAGTATTCTTGTTGAGGTAGATACTATTGACATATTGGATTCTGACAATTACGTCGAGTTCTGGATCTCGTCTAGAAGTGGAGCAATCAGAGTAGGAAAAGTTGGCTCCCTTGAGTTTATGTCATGGCAAGGCTCTCTGCCCGAAATAAGATTTGCATTCTTTGAAAGTGGAATCCATTCAGCCAGTAACATTTATTACTGGTTTGTGTTCAAATACTACTACTTCTCACAAGCAAGAG AGGGAGAGAACATGATTGAAGTACGAACATGCAGAGGATGTCCCTCTCTGGCTTCATACGGCGGAGAT AACGGACCCAGGATCATGAGCGAGGCTGAAGGCGCCAAGATTTGGATCTTGGTAACAGACTCTGAAAAACAGATCGGTAGCTTCACCATTGAGGAGAGTAACGGTGGCAGGACTATGCATGGTGGGAATGCATTCCTGACATATCCTAACAACACTGGACTCCAAGCTATCAACTTTGGCATCGCTGTTGGCCAAGGAGTAGAATCACACTGGTTGCTCTATTCATACACAGATTAA